TGCGGCTTCGCCGCTTAACGCAATTGATCAAATCGAAACCTGAATTACATGACCAGCTGAAAGCGGTAATGGAAGACTTGCCTAAGGACACGGAAAAACCATCACACTGACGGTGCTTGATCTTCAGAGGATTTCGCTTCGCTCTCATCTCGTTTGTTTAGGGCGTCGAGACGCGTTTTGATTTCCTTTTCAGCGCCTCGCTCTGTAGGACTGTAATAGTGGCCTCGTGTTACGCCATAATCCTGCGTCACATAACCCTCTTCATAGTCATGGGCGTATCGGTAGGGCTCGCCTTGTTCGGGTGCTTTTGCTCCAGGATAGGAACGATCCTTGAGATGGTCGGGTACTGCTACACTTGTCTGTTGGCGCACATCTTGTATCGCCTTGTCGATGGCTTTATAAGACGCGTTGCTTTTGGGGGCACAGGCTACATGAACTGCCGCTTGTGCAAGGATGATCCTTGCTTCAGGAAATCCGACCAACTGGGCGGCTTGGAAGGCGGCATTGGCAACGACGAGCGCCATGGGATCAGCATTTCCCACTTCTTCGGCTGCGGCAATACAAATGCGCCTTGCAATAAATTGGGGCGGTTCGCCTGCTTCGATCATGCGTGCCATCCAATAGAGCGCAGCGTCCGGGTTGCTGCCTCTCATGCTTTTTATGAAGGCGGAGGCCGCATCAAAATGGGCATCTCCTGAACCATCATAATGAAGCAATTTCTGTTGGATAGATTCTGCGGCGATTTCTGCGCTGACATGAATGTTCCCTTCCTGCGCGGGGGTGGTGAGCAGCGCAATTTCCAAGGCGTTAATGGCGCGGCGCGCATCACCTTCGGCGTAACGGGCGATGTGATTTGCCGCCTCTTCATCCAGGGTCAGCGTCAGATCGGAAAAGCCCCGCTTGGGATGGGTGAGGAAGCGGTATAGCAATTGGCGCAACTGCTCTTCGCCCAAAGGCTTGAGCTGAAAGAGTTGAGAGCGGGATAAGAGCGGGGCGACCACGGCAAAATGAGGGTTTTCTGTGGTTGCGCCAATCATGATAATCTTTCCGTTCTCAACATGGGGGAGCAGCCCGTCCTGCTGGGCACGGTTGAAGCGATGAATTTCATCTACGAAGACAATGGTCTTTTTTTGATAGGCGGCCCATCGATCCTCGGCATTTTTAATAACGCTGCGTATGGCGGTGATTCCGGAGAGTACCGCATTGATCGCCTCGAAGCCCGCCTGCGTTTTTCTGGCAATGACCCGTGCCAAAGCCGTTTTTCCGCATCCGGGCGGCCCGTATAAAATGAGGGAAGTGATTCGGTCTGCTTCAATAGCACGGCGCAGCAATTTGCCCTCGCCAATGATATGATCCTGCCCGATGATTTCTTCCAGACAGGCGGGTGCTACTCTGCGTGCAAGGGGCGGCGTTTGTCGGGATGATGCTTGCGGGTTTTGATTGTCTTCGAAAAGTTCCCGACTCATAAGCTGTCTCCTTTTTGCCTATTCAGGGGAGCGCCGATGAAACAAATGAATGCGCATAAGGGGCTCACGATGACCCATAGCCAGGTCCACGCAATTTTAAATCCCATCATTTTGGGAAGCATATAGGGTTGGAGCAGTAAGACTGCCACAATACCTACAACAAGGGCGGCATAGACGCTTTTCGTGTTTCCTCGTTTGGTGAAGAGGGCGACGCAAAAGACGCCGAGTAAAGGCGCCAATGCAAAAGCCATGACGCCCAAGGCGAAATCAATTAAGGTCTGACCGCCTTTCTCTTGCATGTAGATAGCGCCAATGGCGAAGAAGGTCAGACAAACACCCATGATCCCGACAGCGAGGCGCGACGCTTTTAAGTCAGGTAAGGCTTCTGTTTTTTCTAAAGGGGAATCGGGATTTTGTTTGCAAAAGAATGGGGCGTAAATATCTGCAACGAGACAGCTCGCCATGGCGGTGATAGCGGAGTCGAAAGTGCTCATGGCAGCGGCAAATAATCCAGCCATGGTTAAGCCGCGCATTCCGGTGGGAAGATGGTGCAGGACAAATTGGGGGAAGACCCTGCGGGTGTCTTCAATAATATCCTGCGGGGCTGCGGCTCCCATCAAATCGGGGCGTTGATAGAACACATATAGGAGCAGACCGATCACCAAAAAGAGAAGGACGATGGGGATGGTAAAAATCATGGAATTGATCAATGCCAACCCGCCGTGCCACGGCGATTTGGCGGTCATAACGCGCTGCAGCATGTCTTGATCCACGCCATGGGTGGATACGGCGACAATAGTCATGGCGAAAAGACCGGACCAGAGGGTAAAGGGGTTTTCTAAGGTAAAGCTGCTGTTGACGATGCGCAGTTTGTCTGTTCCCTCACTATTTTGTAAGGCTGCCCAGATGTCAGAACCGGAAGCAGGGATGAGCTGATAGAGAAAGATGAGGGTGAAAAGACCTGCTGCTGTAAAGACGATAAGTTGCAGCACGTCAGTCCAAATAACGGCGCGTATGCCTCCGAAAAAAGTGTAGACTGTACCTACTACTCCAAGAATAATGACCGCAAATATAAGTTCGTTGCGGGTTACGTTTCCCGAAAGCATCATGGAAAAACCGATGGCAGCCATGAACAAGCGCGCGCCGGAAGAGAGGAGCCGGCCAAAAAGAAACATGAGTCCTGCCGCCGATTTGGCGCCAGTGCCAAAGCGCTGCCCCAAATAACCGTAGATGGTTATAGTGCCTGCGTTATAAAGAGGCGGTACAAAGAGGAAGGCGATGATGAAGGCGGCGATCACACTGCCCACATAGGTGATCAAATAGCTCAGGTCTCCTTCGAAGGCGATTTGAGGGACGCCGATAAAGGTGGCTGCACTGATGGCGGTGGCTATGGCAGAGCATGCCACAGCCCAAGCGGGGACACTGCGCCCGCCTAAGAAAAAGTAGCGCGAGTCGGTCTGCCGCCCGGATATCCACGCCCCTATGACCAGCACAGCCGCCATGTAGCCTGCAACAATAGTCCAGTCAAAGACGCTAAATTGTGGATTCAAAAGAGGTACTCCTTGTTGAAAGCTCGAAGACGAGGGCATCGTTACGAATCGATTTATATAGCCTCTTCGGTCAAAGTCTGAAGACAGAGATCCGGCTTGTTGGTAATAATCCCATCGACACCGGCGGCGGCAAGCTGCAGCATCGCTTCCGTTTCATCTACAACCCAGATCGCGCAAGTGCGCCCATAATCGCGAAAGTGCGACAGGCGTGCTTCATCGAAAGAACCTAAGTTAATATTAAAGCCGGCGACATTGAGTGCGTTGCCGTAGAGCACAAAATCACGCCAGATATTGGG
The genomic region above belongs to Candidatus Hydrogenedentota bacterium and contains:
- a CDS encoding sodium/solute symporter (Members of the Solute:Sodium Symporter (SSS), TC 2.A.21 as described in tcdb.org, catalyze solute:Na+ symport. Known solutes for members of the family include sugars, amino acids, nucleosides, inositols, vitamins, urea or anions, depending on the system.) encodes the protein MNPQFSVFDWTIVAGYMAAVLVIGAWISGRQTDSRYFFLGGRSVPAWAVACSAIATAISAATFIGVPQIAFEGDLSYLITYVGSVIAAFIIAFLFVPPLYNAGTITIYGYLGQRFGTGAKSAAGLMFLFGRLLSSGARLFMAAIGFSMMLSGNVTRNELIFAVIILGVVGTVYTFFGGIRAVIWTDVLQLIVFTAAGLFTLIFLYQLIPASGSDIWAALQNSEGTDKLRIVNSSFTLENPFTLWSGLFAMTIVAVSTHGVDQDMLQRVMTAKSPWHGGLALINSMIFTIPIVLLFLVIGLLLYVFYQRPDLMGAAAPQDIIEDTRRVFPQFVLHHLPTGMRGLTMAGLFAAAMSTFDSAITAMASCLVADIYAPFFCKQNPDSPLEKTEALPDLKASRLAVGIMGVCLTFFAIGAIYMQEKGGQTLIDFALGVMAFALAPLLGVFCVALFTKRGNTKSVYAALVVGIVAVLLLQPYMLPKMMGFKIAWTWLWVIVSPLCAFICFIGAPLNRQKGDSL
- a CDS encoding replication-associated recombination protein A, whose translation is MSRELFEDNQNPQASSRQTPPLARRVAPACLEEIIGQDHIIGEGKLLRRAIEADRITSLILYGPPGCGKTALARVIARKTQAGFEAINAVLSGITAIRSVIKNAEDRWAAYQKKTIVFVDEIHRFNRAQQDGLLPHVENGKIIMIGATTENPHFAVVAPLLSRSQLFQLKPLGEEQLRQLLYRFLTHPKRGFSDLTLTLDEEAANHIARYAEGDARRAINALEIALLTTPAQEGNIHVSAEIAAESIQQKLLHYDGSGDAHFDAASAFIKSMRGSNPDAALYWMARMIEAGEPPQFIARRICIAAAEEVGNADPMALVVANAAFQAAQLVGFPEARIILAQAAVHVACAPKSNASYKAIDKAIQDVRQQTSVAVPDHLKDRSYPGAKAPEQGEPYRYAHDYEEGYVTQDYGVTRGHYYSPTERGAEKEIKTRLDALNKRDESEAKSSEDQAPSV